The Providencia sp. PROV188 genome includes a region encoding these proteins:
- the napF gene encoding ferredoxin-type protein NapF, producing the protein MVDITRRGVLTGAWRNAAPVIRPPWSGSEARFIEQCTRCNQCIKSCETAILQPGPGGYPMVDFQRGECTFCYACAEACPEPIFLPQNTQPWNIKIAIGQHCLAYKSIECRRCEDSCEPQVIAFRPSLAGIYQPNIDMQGCTGCGACVAGCPVSAITMEHEDAQ; encoded by the coding sequence ATGGTTGATATCACCCGTAGGGGAGTTTTAACGGGGGCTTGGCGTAATGCTGCACCCGTAATTCGACCACCATGGAGTGGTAGCGAAGCACGTTTTATTGAACAGTGCACTCGTTGTAACCAGTGTATCAAGAGTTGTGAAACGGCAATTTTGCAACCAGGTCCTGGTGGCTATCCCATGGTCGATTTTCAGCGTGGTGAATGCACATTCTGTTATGCATGTGCAGAGGCCTGTCCTGAGCCTATATTCCTTCCTCAAAATACCCAGCCTTGGAATATCAAGATTGCCATTGGGCAACACTGTCTGGCGTACAAATCGATTGAATGTCGTCGTTGTGAAGACAGTTGTGAGCCTCAAGTGATCGCCTTTCGTCCATCACTGGCCGGTATTTACCAGCCAAACATTGATATGCAGGGTTGTACAGGTTGTGGCGCATGTGTCGCAGGATGTCCTGTATCAGCCATTACCATGGAGCATGAAGATGCACAATAA
- the nrfA gene encoding ammonia-forming nitrite reductase cytochrome c552 subunit codes for MAKIRNNALYLLSVLAGIFLFTSVQAQTPTKDSTSTINARNETFEAAHPDQYHSWRATSEQSQREDALAEDPRLVILWAGYPFSRDYNKPRGHAYAIIDVRETLRTGAPKNAEDGPLPMACWSCKSPDVARLIQEHGEDGYFKGKWAKGGPEVVNVLGCADCHKTDSPEFAKGKPELTLSRPYAERAMEAIGKPFDKASRFDQQSMVCGQCHVEYYFSGETKAVKFPWDNGTKVEDMEVYYDNIAFSDWTNSLSKAPMLKAQHPEYETWSAGIHGKNNVTCIDCHMPKLQNEKGELYTSHKIGNPFDNFEQTCSSCHTQSKEQLQSIVAERKKAIQEMKIKVEDQLVRAHFEAKAAWDAGATDAEMKDILADIRHAQWRWDLAIASHGIHMHAPDEGLRMLGGAMDKAADARAKLARLLGSKGITHEIAIPDISTKDKAQQAIGLDMQKINAEKQEFLKTVVPEWDAQARKNDLLAK; via the coding sequence ATGGCAAAGATAAGAAATAATGCACTGTACCTACTGAGTGTGCTTGCAGGGATATTTCTATTTACCTCTGTACAGGCACAAACTCCAACAAAAGATTCCACATCAACCATCAACGCTCGAAACGAAACGTTTGAAGCGGCACACCCTGATCAATACCATTCATGGCGAGCAACTTCAGAACAATCACAACGAGAAGATGCACTGGCTGAAGATCCTCGCCTCGTCATCTTATGGGCAGGTTATCCTTTCTCTCGTGACTACAATAAACCTCGTGGTCACGCCTATGCGATTATCGATGTTCGTGAAACACTGCGGACTGGCGCGCCAAAAAATGCTGAAGATGGTCCTCTTCCTATGGCATGTTGGAGCTGTAAAAGCCCTGACGTTGCTCGATTAATTCAGGAACATGGGGAAGATGGCTACTTCAAAGGCAAATGGGCAAAAGGAGGCCCTGAAGTCGTCAACGTATTGGGCTGTGCAGATTGCCACAAAACAGACTCACCTGAGTTTGCCAAAGGTAAGCCTGAACTCACTCTTTCTCGCCCATACGCAGAACGTGCCATGGAAGCTATCGGTAAACCATTCGATAAAGCGAGCCGCTTCGACCAACAATCTATGGTATGCGGTCAATGCCACGTTGAATACTATTTCTCTGGCGAAACTAAAGCCGTGAAATTCCCTTGGGATAACGGCACCAAAGTCGAAGACATGGAAGTGTACTACGACAACATTGCCTTCTCTGATTGGACAAACTCCCTGTCTAAAGCCCCAATGCTCAAAGCCCAACACCCTGAGTATGAAACTTGGAGCGCAGGTATCCACGGCAAAAACAATGTGACCTGTATTGACTGCCACATGCCAAAACTGCAAAACGAAAAAGGGGAACTGTATACCAGCCATAAAATCGGTAATCCATTCGATAACTTTGAACAAACCTGTAGTAGCTGTCATACCCAAAGCAAAGAGCAACTTCAAAGTATCGTTGCTGAGCGTAAAAAAGCTATCCAAGAGATGAAAATCAAAGTGGAAGATCAGTTAGTACGCGCTCACTTTGAAGCTAAAGCAGCTTGGGATGCAGGCGCAACCGATGCTGAAATGAAAGATATCCTTGCTGATATCCGTCATGCGCAGTGGCGTTGGGATTTAGCTATCGCGTCACACGGTATCCACATGCATGCACCAGATGAAGGGTTACGTATGCTTGGTGGGGCAATGGATAAAGCCGCAGATGCCCGAGCCAAACTGGCGCGTTTACTGGGTTCAAAAGGCATTACTCATGAAATCGCGATCCCAGATATCTCCACCAAAGATAAAGCGCAACAAGCCATCGGCTTGGATATGCAGAAAATTAATGCCGAAAAACAAGAGTTTTTAAAGACTGTGGTACCTGAATGGGATGCACAAGCTCGTAAAAACGACCTGTTAGCCAAATAA
- the nrfB gene encoding cytochrome c nitrite reductase pentaheme subunit translates to MSVLRSLLTAGVLASGLLWAISASATPQMAEEANKDGRWQVTQQRNPDNACLDCHKPDKEGMHGTHAEVINPNNNLPVTCTNCHGKPGPNHREGVKDVMRFNDPMYSVEQQNSVCLSCHLPEQLQKAFWPHDVHVTKVACASCHDLHPKQDTMKVLNDKGKVKICVDCHSDQRDNPNFNPAAVNVLKEQP, encoded by the coding sequence ATGAGCGTACTACGTTCGTTATTAACTGCTGGGGTGCTGGCGTCAGGCTTGTTATGGGCGATATCCGCGTCGGCAACACCACAAATGGCTGAAGAAGCTAACAAAGACGGTCGTTGGCAAGTTACGCAGCAGCGTAATCCAGACAATGCTTGCCTTGATTGCCATAAACCCGATAAAGAAGGGATGCATGGCACTCATGCTGAGGTCATTAACCCGAATAATAATTTGCCGGTGACGTGCACCAATTGTCACGGCAAACCGGGTCCCAATCACCGTGAAGGCGTCAAAGACGTCATGCGGTTTAATGATCCAATGTACAGCGTGGAACAACAAAATAGCGTCTGTTTATCTTGCCACTTACCTGAACAACTGCAAAAAGCGTTTTGGCCCCACGATGTTCACGTGACCAAAGTGGCTTGCGCGAGTTGTCATGACCTCCATCCTAAGCAAGACACCATGAAAGTGCTGAACGATAAAGGTAAGGTCAAAATCTGCGTGGATTGTCACTCAGATCAGCGAGATAACCCGAACTTTAACCCCGCTGCGGTGAATGTTCTTAAGGAGCAGCCATGA
- the nrfC gene encoding cytochrome c nitrite reductase Fe-S protein: MSCSRRQFIIYSGTLAAVGGVAGHSLANTMKVDGVRYGMIHDETLCIGCTACMDACREVNQVPEGVSRLTIIRSEPIGQFPDVKYRFFRHSCQHCEHAPCVDVCPTGASFIDKTTGIVDVNPDLCVGCQYCIAACPYRVRFIHPISKTADKCDFCRKTNLKKGKQPACVEACPTKALVFGNLDDPNSAVSLMLHEKPTYRFKIALGTKPKMYRVPFKYGEVSQ; encoded by the coding sequence ATGAGTTGTTCTCGTCGTCAATTCATAATCTATTCAGGCACACTGGCGGCGGTAGGCGGTGTGGCGGGGCATTCTCTCGCCAATACCATGAAAGTTGACGGGGTGCGATATGGCATGATCCACGATGAAACACTGTGTATCGGCTGTACCGCCTGTATGGATGCATGTCGGGAAGTCAACCAAGTTCCAGAAGGCGTATCACGCCTAACGATTATTCGTAGTGAACCCATCGGCCAATTTCCTGACGTCAAATATCGGTTCTTCCGCCACTCTTGCCAACATTGCGAACATGCCCCTTGTGTCGATGTCTGTCCTACAGGGGCTTCATTCATCGATAAAACCACGGGGATTGTGGACGTAAACCCTGACCTATGTGTTGGTTGTCAATACTGTATTGCCGCCTGCCCTTACCGCGTCAGATTTATTCATCCCATCAGCAAAACCGCCGATAAATGCGATTTTTGCCGTAAAACCAATCTCAAAAAAGGGAAGCAACCAGCTTGTGTCGAAGCCTGCCCAACCAAAGCGTTGGTGTTTGGTAATTTAGATGATCCAAACAGTGCGGTATCACTAATGCTCCATGAAAAACCGACCTATCGATTCAAAATTGCACTGGGAACGAAACCCAAAATGTACCGAGTTCCCTTTAAATATGGGGAGGTTAGCCAATGA
- the nrfD gene encoding cytochrome c nitrite reductase subunit NrfD, giving the protein MTTTSAFHFESLVWDWPIAVYLFLIGISAGLVVLAVLMRQYVPNAATSNSTIMRTTLILAPTTIILGLLILIFHLTRPWTFWKLMFHYSPTSVMSMGVMLFQVYMAVLVVWLAKIYEQELVGLQQKWLPKLTIVPRVLGWLSRIMRGLDIAMLVLAVLLGAYTGFLLSALKSYPFLNNPILPALFLFSGISSGLAVSLLAIALRYRKNVHNPETVFLHRVESFVVWLEIFLLAAFFVGLALGDDGKLRSLIAALGGGFWTWWFWLGVVGIGFVIPLLLKKWQQQGSQAFRVIVVSGASLIGVFFLRFFVLYAGQLTVA; this is encoded by the coding sequence ATGACAACCACTTCAGCTTTTCATTTTGAGTCGTTAGTCTGGGACTGGCCTATCGCCGTTTACCTGTTTTTGATTGGTATCTCTGCGGGGTTAGTGGTTCTGGCAGTATTGATGCGCCAATATGTACCCAATGCTGCCACCAGCAATAGTACTATCATGCGTACAACGCTAATTTTAGCGCCGACCACCATTATTCTTGGTCTACTGATCCTCATTTTCCACTTAACCCGTCCATGGACGTTCTGGAAATTGATGTTTCACTACAGCCCAACTTCTGTGATGTCCATGGGGGTAATGCTGTTCCAAGTTTACATGGCGGTGTTAGTGGTTTGGCTGGCTAAAATTTATGAGCAAGAACTCGTTGGGCTACAACAAAAATGGCTACCTAAGCTAACGATAGTGCCTCGCGTTTTAGGCTGGCTAAGTCGCATCATGCGCGGGTTAGATATTGCTATGCTAGTCTTAGCCGTATTACTGGGCGCTTATACGGGATTCTTGTTATCAGCCCTCAAATCCTATCCGTTCTTAAACAACCCAATATTACCGGCTCTATTTCTCTTTTCGGGAATTTCGTCGGGACTGGCGGTGAGTTTACTGGCAATTGCCCTACGCTATCGCAAGAATGTTCATAACCCTGAAACGGTCTTTTTACACCGCGTAGAAAGCTTCGTTGTCTGGTTAGAGATATTTTTGCTAGCGGCCTTCTTTGTGGGGCTAGCGCTCGGTGATGATGGCAAACTGCGTTCATTAATTGCGGCATTAGGCGGAGGTTTCTGGACGTGGTGGTTCTGGCTTGGCGTCGTGGGGATTGGTTTTGTTATTCCCCTCCTGTTGAAAAAATGGCAACAACAAGGTAGCCAAGCTTTTCGGGTTATTGTGGTCAGTGGCGCAAGCTTAATTGGCGTGTTTTTCCTGCGTTTTTTCGTCCTGTACGCAGGGCAACTGACAGTCGCATAA
- a CDS encoding heme lyase CcmF/NrfE family subunit has protein sequence MEIFLPEIGFISLLLALCITGYHTLLGFIGVFRHVPRQMSQGVLWTSLQFTFLLTAFLCLTASFVFSDFSVIYVAQHSHSLSPLVIKIAAVWGGHEGSLLLWVLFFSGWTTLFAWRYRRQNSPFFPLTLCVLAAICTALLLFVVFYSNPFERLFPPAIEGRDLNPMLQHWGLILHPPLLYLGYSGLMLVAALVLASLMATPTLLPENSSQTIAQLCWRFAVPSWCILTSGIILGSWWAYSELGWGGWWFWDPVENASLLPWLSATALLHSLSITRRTGLYRHWSLLLAIITLILALLGTLIVRSGILVSVHAFALDNVRAVPLFLLFSVLSLGALFIYGWKAKFPPQEPRRKTSREIYLLLTLILFTAVLCIVLTGTLYPMLYGLLGLGKISVGAPYFNQTLLPFGLLMLVVIALATLKYRDIAKNGNHKLHQRLSMIVQQKFPAIVAHAGVVMFAMGIALSSTQKSEISQNIAVGQSISVGGYQFQFQQLQLAAESNYTTEKALIHVSQNAGQNGFDLITERRLYMARQQLMIEPGIHWGWLRSWYVVLGEKTGTERYAMRFYVQEGIQWIWGGGFVMCLGALMSWFRGRKHD, from the coding sequence TTGGAAATTTTCCTTCCCGAAATAGGGTTTATCAGCTTGCTACTGGCGCTGTGTATCACCGGCTATCATACCCTATTGGGGTTTATCGGCGTTTTCAGGCACGTCCCGAGGCAAATGTCTCAGGGCGTGCTCTGGACGTCTTTGCAATTCACTTTTTTATTAACTGCGTTTCTCTGTTTAACCGCCAGCTTTGTATTCAGTGATTTTTCCGTTATTTATGTGGCTCAGCATAGCCACAGTTTATCCCCCCTAGTGATTAAAATTGCTGCCGTTTGGGGAGGGCACGAAGGTTCGCTGCTGCTGTGGGTTCTGTTTTTCTCTGGCTGGACTACCTTATTTGCATGGCGTTATCGCCGCCAAAATAGCCCATTTTTCCCTTTAACGTTGTGTGTACTGGCTGCTATATGCACGGCGTTATTGCTGTTTGTTGTGTTCTATTCCAACCCATTTGAACGCCTGTTTCCGCCTGCAATTGAAGGTCGCGACCTCAACCCGATGCTGCAACATTGGGGACTAATTTTACACCCGCCGCTACTTTACCTTGGTTACAGCGGATTGATGCTAGTGGCAGCGTTAGTGCTCGCATCATTAATGGCGACACCTACCCTACTTCCCGAAAATTCCAGCCAGACTATTGCTCAGTTGTGTTGGCGATTTGCGGTACCAAGTTGGTGCATACTCACTAGCGGTATCATCCTCGGTTCTTGGTGGGCATACAGTGAATTAGGCTGGGGAGGATGGTGGTTTTGGGACCCTGTTGAAAACGCCTCTTTACTTCCTTGGCTTTCTGCCACGGCATTACTACACAGCTTATCTATCACTCGCCGAACAGGGCTATATCGCCACTGGAGCCTGTTGCTGGCGATTATCACATTAATTTTAGCGCTGCTCGGTACACTGATTGTCCGCTCTGGGATCTTAGTGTCCGTTCATGCATTTGCCTTAGATAACGTGCGTGCCGTTCCGCTATTTTTACTCTTTAGCGTTTTAAGCCTTGGTGCTCTGTTTATTTATGGTTGGAAGGCGAAATTTCCCCCTCAAGAGCCTCGGCGCAAAACATCGCGAGAAATCTATTTATTACTGACTTTGATTTTGTTTACCGCGGTTTTATGTATCGTACTGACTGGCACCTTATACCCGATGCTCTATGGTTTATTAGGGTTAGGTAAGATCTCGGTGGGGGCTCCCTATTTCAATCAGACATTACTGCCATTTGGCCTGTTGATGCTGGTGGTAATAGCGCTTGCCACGCTCAAATATCGCGATATTGCCAAGAACGGAAATCACAAACTACATCAGCGACTGTCGATGATTGTTCAGCAAAAATTCCCTGCTATTGTCGCCCACGCTGGGGTTGTGATGTTCGCTATGGGAATTGCCCTTTCCTCAACACAGAAATCAGAAATCAGCCAAAATATCGCCGTCGGGCAATCAATCTCAGTTGGCGGATATCAATTCCAATTTCAACAATTACAACTGGCAGCTGAATCTAACTACACCACCGAGAAAGCGCTGATCCACGTCAGTCAAAATGCAGGTCAAAATGGCTTTGATCTTATCACTGAACGCCGCCTGTATATGGCTCGCCAGCAACTGATGATAGAACCGGGGATCCACTGGGGATGGTTGCGATCTTGGTATGTGGTGCTGGGAGAAAAAACGGGCACTGAGCGCTATGCGATGCGTTTTTATGTACAAGAAGGCATTCAATGGATTTGGGGTGGTGGATTTGTGATGTGCTTAGGTGCGCTGATGAGTTGGTTTAGGGGGCGGAAGCATGATTAA
- the nrfF gene encoding heme lyase NrfEFG subunit NrfF: MIKKIVMLFLLLCSLNVHAQIVDTWAFNSNEEQELSLQIASQLRCPQCQNQNLLESNAPTAVSMRHQVFKMVSEGKSESQIKRYMTERYGDFVLYNPPLTLSTLLLWLLPVFAVLCIIFILWKTLKVKNKINQPIILLDNAIPLIEKYNQTHSDIQLLPAINNEKTLQHSHWNKISNTLILIIICIMIAGYFLLPRFHSTLDLYQRQNDPILLFTPLERETQDLQRLQADIRQSPENSELWAVLGEYYLYQNSYENALIAYGYALKYRGENAQLYAAIATVMYYQAGQVVTNDTQKMIDKALSLDKNEVTALMLLASDAFINANYTTAINIWQNLLDSNNPRVNRAQIIEAIHMAKLMENSGKQ, translated from the coding sequence ATGATTAAAAAAATCGTTATGCTGTTTCTGCTCTTGTGCTCCTTGAATGTTCACGCCCAAATAGTGGATACATGGGCATTTAATTCCAATGAGGAGCAGGAATTATCCTTGCAGATTGCTTCACAACTACGTTGCCCGCAATGCCAAAACCAAAATTTATTAGAATCTAATGCACCTACCGCGGTCAGCATGCGCCATCAAGTCTTTAAAATGGTTTCTGAAGGAAAAAGTGAATCTCAGATTAAACGCTATATGACCGAGCGTTATGGTGACTTTGTTTTATATAATCCCCCATTAACGCTTAGTACCCTACTATTATGGTTACTTCCCGTATTTGCTGTTCTTTGTATTATCTTTATTTTATGGAAAACATTAAAAGTAAAAAATAAAATTAATCAGCCCATTATTTTATTAGATAATGCGATTCCATTAATAGAAAAATACAACCAGACTCACTCTGACATACAGTTATTACCGGCTATCAATAATGAAAAAACACTTCAGCATTCTCATTGGAATAAGATAAGTAACACCCTTATTCTCATCATAATCTGCATTATGATAGCGGGATATTTTTTATTACCGCGATTCCATTCAACACTTGATTTATATCAAAGACAAAATGACCCTATCTTGCTATTCACACCATTGGAGCGTGAAACGCAGGATCTACAACGTTTACAAGCAGATATTCGACAATCCCCTGAAAACAGTGAGCTTTGGGCTGTTTTAGGTGAATACTATCTTTATCAAAATAGCTATGAAAATGCCTTAATTGCCTATGGCTACGCACTCAAATATCGCGGAGAGAATGCCCAACTCTATGCCGCAATTGCCACGGTGATGTATTACCAAGCCGGACAAGTGGTTACAAATGACACACAAAAAATGATAGACAAAGCATTAAGTCTAGATAAGAATGAAGTCACCGCATTGATGTTATTAGCCTCAGATGCCTTTATCAATGCCAATTACACAACGGCGATTAATATCTGGCAAAACCTACTTGATAGTAATAATCCTAGAGTCAATCGCGCTCAAATTATTGAAGCCATTCACATGGCTAAATTAATGGAAAATAGTGGGAAACAGTGA
- a CDS encoding GDCCVxC domain-containing (seleno)protein, which translates to MSQAKIELMSEITCPECGCLKMEEMPTNACQWFYECTGCGVLLKPLEGDCCVFCSYGTVKCPPIQEAELTGKPSCCCK; encoded by the coding sequence ATGAGTCAAGCCAAAATTGAATTGATGTCTGAAATTACATGCCCAGAATGTGGGTGTTTGAAAATGGAAGAGATGCCAACCAATGCTTGTCAGTGGTTTTATGAATGTACAGGTTGCGGCGTCTTATTAAAGCCATTAGAAGGGGATTGCTGCGTATTTTGTTCTTATGGCACAGTGAAATGCCCGCCAATCCAAGAAGCAGAATTAACAGGCAAGCCTTCATGTTGCTGTAAATAA
- the yegD gene encoding molecular chaperone, which produces MFIGFDYGTSNCSVAIMKDGKPQLLPLEGSNFYIPSTLCAPTRESVSEHLFRHLNISPTDSVGQQILRRSIAFNQDEGIELEPEDIVFGQAALDLYLSDPRDVYYVKSPKSFLGASGLHETQVSFFEDLVCAMMANIKHTAEASTQQTITDTVIGRPINFHGRGGELANQQAEAILLKAAKRAGFQNIAFQFEPVAAGLEYESTLTKDQTILVVDIGGGTTDCSLIQMGPSYKDSHDRTSSLLAHTGQRVGGNDLDIFIALKQLMQLFGMESQYQSGIKMPLLQFWNPIAINNVEAQKEFYSRANLNALTRLQQDAQEPALLARLLEVYHQTLGYSIVRKAEEAKIALSDEQNYLAKIALSKELLEVNIGRDQLIDAIESPKSKMIELVKEAVVQGGVQPDAIFVTGGSARSPILHQAIQEQLPNIPIVRGDDFGSVTAGLARWAQTCFK; this is translated from the coding sequence ATGTTTATTGGTTTTGACTACGGAACATCTAACTGCTCCGTCGCAATCATGAAAGATGGTAAACCGCAATTGTTACCCCTTGAAGGCAGCAATTTTTATATTCCATCAACCTTGTGTGCGCCGACAAGAGAATCGGTTTCAGAGCACTTATTTCGCCATCTGAATATTTCTCCGACAGACTCAGTTGGTCAGCAAATCCTCCGACGCTCTATTGCGTTTAATCAGGATGAAGGCATTGAACTGGAGCCGGAAGATATTGTTTTCGGGCAAGCTGCGCTGGACTTATATTTAAGCGATCCTCGTGATGTCTACTATGTAAAATCACCTAAGTCTTTTTTAGGTGCATCAGGCTTACACGAAACCCAAGTCAGTTTCTTCGAAGATTTAGTGTGCGCCATGATGGCAAATATCAAGCATACTGCCGAAGCAAGTACCCAACAAACCATCACTGACACCGTGATTGGTCGCCCAATTAACTTCCATGGACGTGGTGGCGAGCTAGCGAATCAGCAAGCGGAAGCTATCTTATTAAAAGCCGCTAAACGTGCTGGATTTCAGAATATTGCGTTCCAGTTTGAGCCCGTTGCCGCAGGGTTAGAGTATGAATCCACCCTCACCAAAGATCAGACCATTTTAGTGGTGGATATTGGTGGGGGAACCACCGACTGCTCACTGATCCAAATGGGGCCTAGTTACAAAGATAGCCACGATCGTACAAGTTCTTTGCTAGCACATACAGGTCAACGTGTTGGCGGAAACGATCTGGATATTTTCATTGCCTTAAAACAGTTAATGCAGCTTTTTGGTATGGAAAGCCAATATCAATCGGGAATCAAAATGCCTCTATTGCAGTTTTGGAACCCGATTGCCATTAATAATGTGGAAGCGCAAAAAGAGTTTTATTCTCGCGCGAACCTCAATGCATTAACCCGCTTACAACAAGATGCTCAAGAGCCAGCCTTGCTGGCACGTTTGCTCGAGGTTTATCACCAAACGCTGGGTTACAGCATAGTACGCAAAGCGGAAGAGGCGAAAATCGCACTCTCTGATGAGCAAAATTACTTGGCGAAAATTGCATTATCAAAAGAGCTGCTTGAAGTGAATATTGGACGTGATCAGTTAATTGATGCGATTGAATCACCAAAAAGCAAAATGATTGAGTTGGTGAAAGAAGCCGTTGTACAAGGAGGCGTTCAACCGGACGCTATTTTTGTCACCGGGGGTAGCGCTCGCTCGCCTATCTTACATCAAGCGATTCAAGAACAACTGCCGAACATTCCCATTGTTCGTGGTGATGACTTTGGCTCGGTTACCGCTGGGTTAGCCCGTTGGGCGCAAACCTGCTTTAAATAA
- a CDS encoding ABC transporter ATP-binding protein, giving the protein MSDSTLVLDNVHVSYGSKHQRNHVLNGFSLHIDAGEIGCLLGASGCGKTTALRAIAGFEQVEQGTIYVGGRCVAGPNLHLPPEQRNVGMVFQDYALFPHLTAAQNVAFGLRKQPKEQQHARVQQLLTLVELSGLAERYPHEMSGGQQQRIALARALAPQPAVLLLDEPLSSLDPDSRKRLGQEVRDILRAAGQTALLVTHSEDEAQLMANKISYLKEGRLLEE; this is encoded by the coding sequence GTGTCTGATTCAACCTTAGTTCTTGACAATGTCCATGTTTCTTATGGCAGCAAACATCAACGTAACCATGTACTTAATGGTTTCTCTTTGCATATTGATGCTGGGGAAATTGGCTGTTTACTTGGGGCTTCAGGATGCGGAAAAACCACTGCCTTGAGAGCGATTGCTGGGTTTGAGCAGGTAGAGCAAGGAACCATCTACGTGGGTGGGCGCTGTGTTGCGGGTCCAAACCTTCATTTGCCGCCTGAGCAGCGTAATGTTGGGATGGTTTTCCAAGATTATGCCTTGTTTCCTCATTTAACGGCGGCGCAGAACGTGGCATTTGGGCTAAGAAAACAGCCTAAAGAGCAGCAACACGCTCGCGTTCAACAACTATTAACCTTGGTTGAATTGAGCGGTTTAGCGGAACGCTATCCTCACGAAATGTCGGGTGGTCAGCAGCAGCGTATTGCATTAGCACGAGCGTTAGCGCCACAGCCAGCGGTACTGTTGCTGGATGAACCGCTTTCTAGCCTTGATCCAGATAGCCGAAAACGCTTAGGGCAAGAAGTGCGGGATATTTTACGTGCGGCGGGGCAAACAGCACTGTTGGTAACTCATAGTGAAGATGAAGCTCAGTTAATGGCAAATAAAATCAGCTACTTAAAAGAGGGGCGTTTACTCGAGGAATAG